A part of Brassica rapa cultivar Chiifu-401-42 chromosome A05, CAAS_Brap_v3.01, whole genome shotgun sequence genomic DNA contains:
- the LOC103867463 gene encoding RRP12-like protein isoform X1, translated as MESLCLGIETSLCLTPSEPDLPVSGDFGEFMLSRLSQSKRPDLNHLCAVIDELSKALAEGNHSRTPVAYFAATCSSLDSLLSSDAEPPMDVVQPHVVILSLVFPKVSAGVLKRNGLALRLVLSVLRLRSVTPECLISALKCLVHLLTMGNEVSEAHSVLLNLATHSDGKVRKLANSCLRDVLEKTRGTKACQSVSGTIAESFQKHLDLAHNSEARSAEGAQQVLYLLSTLKECVALMSKKHVATVIEGFKMLMVTRDAFVARPVIDSLNALCLNPTSEVPVEALVEVLYHAAVLFSAPETSADAMTSTARLFKVGMVRAFSLNRDVCVVKLPGVFNGLKDIIASEHEEAIFAATDALKSLICSCIDESLIREGVNGIQNSKLDVKKSSPTVIEKLCATVESLLDYKYHAVWDMAFQVVSTMFNKLGEESSYFMRKTLEDLSDMQDLPDEGFPYRKQLHECVGSALGAMGPETFLNIVRLNLEASDLSEVNVWLFPILKQYTVGGRLSFFTETIFRMVETMSHKAQQLKLQGLTAASRSVDSLVYSLWALLPSFCNYPVDTAESFEDLGRILCGALQTQAETRGVICTSLNILIQQNKDVVEGKEVPVNDAASPALVRAITRYDSHHAAANLEVMRSCAPKLLDVLSKIFHESGKDDGGSLQSAIGNLASIAEKKTVSKLLFKTLRELLMATKTAIAEDESFVSGMDVDNAADKNSSSNLRARLFDLLVSLLPGLDGQEVDTVFSSLKPAMQDPKGQIQKKAYKVLSVILKSSDGFVSKNLEELLELMHNICHVSAKRHKLDCLYFLLAYASKTDDLKARKDIVSSFLPEVILALKEVNKKTRSRAYDVLVQIGHAYADEENGGDNEKLHGYFNMVVGCLAGEKPQMISAAVKGVARLTYEFPDLIASAYNLLPSTFLLLQRKNKEITKANLGLLKVLVAKSPVEGLHANLKSIVEGLLKWPEGTKNLFKAKVRLLLEMLIKKCGTEAVKSVMPEEHMKLLTNIRKVKERKERKYAAGSEMSRSQHSKETSSKASRWNDTKIFSDFADEDEDSDGDYMDGESNGRSKTLKSKASALRSKKHPRQSHLEVDESDDEPLDLMDRYKTRSALRSSELGRKRKADSDEEAEFDAEGRLIIYEGERAKRKEISDADSDAKSRFSVNTSRKNQKRLKISESGYAYTGKEYASKKASGDLKRKDKLEPYAYWPLDRKMMSRRPDQRAVAVRGMSSVVKLTKRLEGKSAAEALATTKFQKFRSGQKKPAGKKKSK; from the exons ATGGAATCATTATGTCTCGGCATTGAAACCAGCTTGTGCCTCACACCTTCAGAACCAGACCTTCCTGTTTCCGGTGATTTTGGGGAGTTCATGCTCTCTCGCTTATCCCAATCCAAACGACCAGACCTTAACCACCTCTGCGCTGTGATCGACGAGCTATCAAAAGCTCTAGCGGAAGGTAACCATAGCCGGACGCCTGTGGCTTACTTCGCCGCCACGTGCAGCTCGCTGGACAGCCTCTTGTCTTCAGACGCTGAACCACCTATGGATGTAGTCCAGCCACATGTTGTCATCCTTTCACTTGTGTTCCCTAAAGTCTCAGCTGGAGTATTGAAGAGGAATGGTTTGGCTTTGCGTCTCGTCCTCAGCGTTCTGCGTCTAAGATCAGTTACACCTGAGTGCTTGATCTCGGCATTGAAGTGTTTAGTTCATCTCCTCACGATGGGGAACGAAGTCTCTGAAGCTCACAGCGTCTTGCTGAATCTTGCAACTCATTCAGATGGAAAGGTAAGAAAGCTAGCAAACTCGTGTCTCCGTGATGTCCTGGAGAAAACTCGTGGTACAAAGGCATGTCAATCAGTGAGTGGAACCATCGCAGAATCGTTCCAGAAACATTTAGATCTCGCTCATAACTCAGAAGCTCGCTCTGCCGAAGGAGCACAGCAAGTGCTTTACCTTCTCAGCACTCTAAAAGAATGCGTGGCCCTGATGTCTAAGAAACATGTAGCTACTGTGATTGAGGGATTTAAGATGCTGATGGTTACGCGAGATGCATTCGTTGCAAGGCCAGTGATAGACTCTTTAAACGCGCTTTGTCTCAATCCAACATCTGAGGTTCCAGTTGAGGCGCTTGTGGAAGTGTTGTATCACGCTGCTGTACTGTTCTCGGCGCCGGAAACATCTGCTGATGCCATGACCTCCACAGCACGTTTGTTTAAAGTTGGGATGGTGAGGGCTTTTTCTCTAAACAGAGATGTTTGCGTGGTTAAGCTTCCTGGTGTGTTCAATGGTCTGAAAG ATATTATTGCATCTGAACATGAGGAGGCAATCTTTGCAGCAACAGATGCATTGAAGAGTTTGATATGTTCATGCATTGATGAAAGCTTGATCAGAGAAGGCGTCAACGGAATCCAGAATTCAAAGTTGGATGTAAAGAAGTCTAGTCCAACAGTCATTGAAAAACTGTGTGCAACGGTTGAAAGTTTGCTTGATTACAAGTACCATGCGGTCTGGGACATGGCTTTTCAAGTTGTTTCGACCATGTTCAATAAATTAG GGGAAGAATCTTCATATTTTATGAGGAAGACCCTTGAGGACTTATCAGATATGCAAGATTTACCTGATGAAGGCTTTCCTTATAGGAAGCAG TTGCATGAGTGTGTAGGATCGGCCCTTGGTGCTATGGGACCTGAAACATTTCTAAACATTGTGCGTTTAAACCTTGAGGCGAGTGATCTGTCTGAGGTAAACGTTTGGCTCTTCCCAATCCTGAAGCAATACACAGTTGGAGGACGGCTGAGTTTCTTCACAGAGACTATTTTTAGAATGGTCGAAACAATGAGCCATAAAGCTCAACAG CTCAAGCTCCAAGGTCTTACTGCAGCATCTAGGAGTGTGGATTCTCTTGTATACTCATTATGGGCTCTGTTACCTTCATTTTGTAATTATCCTGTGGATACCGCGGAGAGCTTTGAGGATCTGGGGCGAATATTGTGTGGAGCTCTTCAAACGCAGGCTGAAACCCGTGGAGTTATATGCACCAGTTTGAATATTCTAATTCAGCAAAATAAGGATGTTGTGGAGGGTAAGGAAGTACCTGTCAATGATGCAGCAAGTCCTGCGTTGGTTCGAGCTATTACTCGTTATGATTCACACCATGCGGCAGCTAATTTGGAAGTTATGCGGTCGTGTGCTCCTAAATTATTGGATGTTTTGTCGAAGATATTTCATGAATCTGGCAAAGATGATGGCGGTTCTCTTCAG TCTGCGATAGGGAATTTGGCTTCCATAGCGGAGAAAAAGACTGTTTCAAAGCTACTTTTCAAGACATTGCGAGAGCTGTTAATGGCTACGAAAACTGCCATTGCAGAAGATGAAAGTTTTGTTAGTGGGATGGACGTGGATAATGCCGCAGACAAAAATTCTTCTTCAAACCTTAG GGCAAGGTTGTTTGATCTGTTAGTTTCTCTTTTGCCTGGTTTGGATGGTCAAGAAGTAGATACCGTATTCAGTTCCTTGAAGCCTGCAATGCAG GATCCCAAGGGCCAAATTCAAAAGAAGGCGTACAAAGTTCTTTCAGTTATCTTAAAG AGTTCTGATGGATTTGTTTCAAAGAACCTCGAGGAGTTGCTTGAGCTGATGCACAATATATGCCATGTCTCTGCTAAGCGCCATAAACTTGATTGCTTATACTTCCTGTTAGCTTATGCGTCAAAGACG GATGATTTAAAGGCGAGAAAGGACATTGTTTCTTCATTTCTACCCGAAGTTATACTTGCCTTAAAGGAG GTAAATAAGAAAACAAGAAGCAGAGCCTATGACGTGCTTGTTCAGATTGGACATGCATACGCAGATGAGGAAAATGGTGGAGACAATGAGAAATTACATGGTTACTTCAATATG GTGGTTGGTTGCTTGGCTGGAGAAAAACCCCAGATGATTAGTGCTGCCGTTAAGGGAGTAGCTCGTTTGACCTATGAGTTTCCCGATCTCATAGCTAGTGCTTACAATTTGCTTCCTTCAACATTTCTTCTCCTTCAGAGGAAAAATAAGGAAATCACAAAA GCAAATTTAGGTTTGTTAAAGGTGTTGGTGGCTAAATCACCCGTTGAAGGACTACACGCAAACTTAAAGAGCATTGTTGAAGGCTTACTTAAGTGGCCAGAAGGAACCAAAAACCTTTTTAAAGCAAAG GTGAGGCTATTGTTGGAGATGCTAATCAAGAAATGTGGTACTGAGGCTGTCAAGTCTGTGATGCCTGAGGAACATATGAAACTCCTGACAAACATCCGAAAG GTCAAGGAACGTAAAGAGAGGAAATATGCAGCTGGCTCTGAGATGAGTAGATCTCAGCATTCAAAAGAAACTTCATCAAA GGCCAGCCGTTGGAATGATACAAAGATATTTTCTGATTTTGCGGATGAAGACGAGGACAGCGATGGAGACTACATGGATGGGGAATCGAATGGCCGTAGTAAGACGTTGAAATCCAAAGCATCTGCTCTAAG ATCCAAGAAACATCCGAGGCAGAGTCATCTCGAAGTTGACGAGTCAGATGATGAACCGCTAGACTTAATGGACCGATACAAAACAAGATCAGCTCTTCGATCAAGCGAGCTTGGCAGAAAACGGAAAGCTGACTCGGATGAAGAAGCAGAGTTTGATGCGGAAGGACGGCTAATCATCTACGAAGGAGAGAGagccaaaagaaaagaaatctcTGATGCAGATTCGGATGCCAAGAGCAGGTTCTCTGTAAACACATCGAGGAAGAACCAGAAGAGGCTAAAGATATCAGAGTCTGGATACGCTTACACAGGGAAAGAGTATGCAAGCAAAAAGGCAAGTGGGGATCTCAAGAGGAAAGATAAGCTTGAACCGTATGCGTATTGGCCACTTGACCGCAAGATGATGAGCCGTAGACCAGATCAGAGGGCGGTTGCAGTCAGAGGTATGTCTAGTGTGGTTAAGCTGACGAAGAGGTTGGAAGGTAAGAGCGCTGCGGAAGCACTTGCCACTACTAAGTTCCAAAAGTTCAGGAGTGGTCAGAAGAAACCGGCTGGGAAGAAGAAAAGCAAGTAA
- the LOC103867463 gene encoding RRP12-like protein isoform X2, which yields MESLCLGIETSLCLTPSEPDLPVSGDFGEFMLSRLSQSKRPDLNHLCAVIDELSKALAEGNHSRTPVAYFAATCSSLDSLLSSDAEPPMDVVQPHVVILSLVFPKVSAGVLKRNGLALRLVLSVLRLRSVTPECLISALKCLVHLLTMGNEVSEAHSVLLNLATHSDGKVRKLANSCLRDVLEKTRGTKACQSVSGTIAESFQKHLDLAHNSEARSAEGAQQVLYLLSTLKECVALMSKKHVATVIEGFKMLMVTRDAFVARPVIDSLNALCLNPTSEVPVEALVEVLYHAAVLFSAPETSADAMTSTARLFKVGMVRAFSLNRDVCVVKLPGVFNGLKDIIASEHEEAIFAATDALKSLICSCIDESLIREGVNGIQNSKLDVKKSSPTVIEKLCATVESLLDYKYHAVWDMAFQVVSTMFNKLGEESSYFMRKTLEDLSDMQDLPDEGFPYRKQLHECVGSALGAMGPETFLNIVRLNLEASDLSEVNVWLFPILKQYTVGGRLSFFTETIFRMVETMSHKAQQLKLQGLTAASRSVDSLVYSLWALLPSFCNYPVDTAESFEDLGRILCGALQTQAETRGVICTSLNILIQQNKDVVEGKEVPVNDAASPALVRAITRYDSHHAAANLEVMRSCAPKLLDVLSKIFHESGKDDGGSLQSAIGNLASIAEKKTVSKLLFKTLRELLMATKTAIAEDESFVSGMDVDNAADKNSSSNLRARLFDLLVSLLPGLDGQEVDTVFSSLKPAMQDPKGQIQKKAYKVLSVILKSSDGFVSKNLEELLELMHNICHVSAKRHKLDCLYFLLAYASKTDDLKARKDIVSSFLPEVILALKEVNKKTRSRAYDVLVQIGHAYADEENGGDNEKLHGYFNMVVGCLAGEKPQMISAAVKGVARLTYEFPDLIASAYNLLPSTFLLLQRKNKEITKANLGLLKVLVAKSPVEGLHANLKSIVEGLLKWPEGTKNLFKAKVRLLLEMLIKKCGTEAVKSVMPEEHMKLLTNIRKVKERKERKYAAGSEMSRSQHSKETSSKASRWNDTKIFSDFADEDEDSDGDYMDGESNGRSKTLKSKASKKHPRQSHLEVDESDDEPLDLMDRYKTRSALRSSELGRKRKADSDEEAEFDAEGRLIIYEGERAKRKEISDADSDAKSRFSVNTSRKNQKRLKISESGYAYTGKEYASKKASGDLKRKDKLEPYAYWPLDRKMMSRRPDQRAVAVRGMSSVVKLTKRLEGKSAAEALATTKFQKFRSGQKKPAGKKKSK from the exons ATGGAATCATTATGTCTCGGCATTGAAACCAGCTTGTGCCTCACACCTTCAGAACCAGACCTTCCTGTTTCCGGTGATTTTGGGGAGTTCATGCTCTCTCGCTTATCCCAATCCAAACGACCAGACCTTAACCACCTCTGCGCTGTGATCGACGAGCTATCAAAAGCTCTAGCGGAAGGTAACCATAGCCGGACGCCTGTGGCTTACTTCGCCGCCACGTGCAGCTCGCTGGACAGCCTCTTGTCTTCAGACGCTGAACCACCTATGGATGTAGTCCAGCCACATGTTGTCATCCTTTCACTTGTGTTCCCTAAAGTCTCAGCTGGAGTATTGAAGAGGAATGGTTTGGCTTTGCGTCTCGTCCTCAGCGTTCTGCGTCTAAGATCAGTTACACCTGAGTGCTTGATCTCGGCATTGAAGTGTTTAGTTCATCTCCTCACGATGGGGAACGAAGTCTCTGAAGCTCACAGCGTCTTGCTGAATCTTGCAACTCATTCAGATGGAAAGGTAAGAAAGCTAGCAAACTCGTGTCTCCGTGATGTCCTGGAGAAAACTCGTGGTACAAAGGCATGTCAATCAGTGAGTGGAACCATCGCAGAATCGTTCCAGAAACATTTAGATCTCGCTCATAACTCAGAAGCTCGCTCTGCCGAAGGAGCACAGCAAGTGCTTTACCTTCTCAGCACTCTAAAAGAATGCGTGGCCCTGATGTCTAAGAAACATGTAGCTACTGTGATTGAGGGATTTAAGATGCTGATGGTTACGCGAGATGCATTCGTTGCAAGGCCAGTGATAGACTCTTTAAACGCGCTTTGTCTCAATCCAACATCTGAGGTTCCAGTTGAGGCGCTTGTGGAAGTGTTGTATCACGCTGCTGTACTGTTCTCGGCGCCGGAAACATCTGCTGATGCCATGACCTCCACAGCACGTTTGTTTAAAGTTGGGATGGTGAGGGCTTTTTCTCTAAACAGAGATGTTTGCGTGGTTAAGCTTCCTGGTGTGTTCAATGGTCTGAAAG ATATTATTGCATCTGAACATGAGGAGGCAATCTTTGCAGCAACAGATGCATTGAAGAGTTTGATATGTTCATGCATTGATGAAAGCTTGATCAGAGAAGGCGTCAACGGAATCCAGAATTCAAAGTTGGATGTAAAGAAGTCTAGTCCAACAGTCATTGAAAAACTGTGTGCAACGGTTGAAAGTTTGCTTGATTACAAGTACCATGCGGTCTGGGACATGGCTTTTCAAGTTGTTTCGACCATGTTCAATAAATTAG GGGAAGAATCTTCATATTTTATGAGGAAGACCCTTGAGGACTTATCAGATATGCAAGATTTACCTGATGAAGGCTTTCCTTATAGGAAGCAG TTGCATGAGTGTGTAGGATCGGCCCTTGGTGCTATGGGACCTGAAACATTTCTAAACATTGTGCGTTTAAACCTTGAGGCGAGTGATCTGTCTGAGGTAAACGTTTGGCTCTTCCCAATCCTGAAGCAATACACAGTTGGAGGACGGCTGAGTTTCTTCACAGAGACTATTTTTAGAATGGTCGAAACAATGAGCCATAAAGCTCAACAG CTCAAGCTCCAAGGTCTTACTGCAGCATCTAGGAGTGTGGATTCTCTTGTATACTCATTATGGGCTCTGTTACCTTCATTTTGTAATTATCCTGTGGATACCGCGGAGAGCTTTGAGGATCTGGGGCGAATATTGTGTGGAGCTCTTCAAACGCAGGCTGAAACCCGTGGAGTTATATGCACCAGTTTGAATATTCTAATTCAGCAAAATAAGGATGTTGTGGAGGGTAAGGAAGTACCTGTCAATGATGCAGCAAGTCCTGCGTTGGTTCGAGCTATTACTCGTTATGATTCACACCATGCGGCAGCTAATTTGGAAGTTATGCGGTCGTGTGCTCCTAAATTATTGGATGTTTTGTCGAAGATATTTCATGAATCTGGCAAAGATGATGGCGGTTCTCTTCAG TCTGCGATAGGGAATTTGGCTTCCATAGCGGAGAAAAAGACTGTTTCAAAGCTACTTTTCAAGACATTGCGAGAGCTGTTAATGGCTACGAAAACTGCCATTGCAGAAGATGAAAGTTTTGTTAGTGGGATGGACGTGGATAATGCCGCAGACAAAAATTCTTCTTCAAACCTTAG GGCAAGGTTGTTTGATCTGTTAGTTTCTCTTTTGCCTGGTTTGGATGGTCAAGAAGTAGATACCGTATTCAGTTCCTTGAAGCCTGCAATGCAG GATCCCAAGGGCCAAATTCAAAAGAAGGCGTACAAAGTTCTTTCAGTTATCTTAAAG AGTTCTGATGGATTTGTTTCAAAGAACCTCGAGGAGTTGCTTGAGCTGATGCACAATATATGCCATGTCTCTGCTAAGCGCCATAAACTTGATTGCTTATACTTCCTGTTAGCTTATGCGTCAAAGACG GATGATTTAAAGGCGAGAAAGGACATTGTTTCTTCATTTCTACCCGAAGTTATACTTGCCTTAAAGGAG GTAAATAAGAAAACAAGAAGCAGAGCCTATGACGTGCTTGTTCAGATTGGACATGCATACGCAGATGAGGAAAATGGTGGAGACAATGAGAAATTACATGGTTACTTCAATATG GTGGTTGGTTGCTTGGCTGGAGAAAAACCCCAGATGATTAGTGCTGCCGTTAAGGGAGTAGCTCGTTTGACCTATGAGTTTCCCGATCTCATAGCTAGTGCTTACAATTTGCTTCCTTCAACATTTCTTCTCCTTCAGAGGAAAAATAAGGAAATCACAAAA GCAAATTTAGGTTTGTTAAAGGTGTTGGTGGCTAAATCACCCGTTGAAGGACTACACGCAAACTTAAAGAGCATTGTTGAAGGCTTACTTAAGTGGCCAGAAGGAACCAAAAACCTTTTTAAAGCAAAG GTGAGGCTATTGTTGGAGATGCTAATCAAGAAATGTGGTACTGAGGCTGTCAAGTCTGTGATGCCTGAGGAACATATGAAACTCCTGACAAACATCCGAAAG GTCAAGGAACGTAAAGAGAGGAAATATGCAGCTGGCTCTGAGATGAGTAGATCTCAGCATTCAAAAGAAACTTCATCAAA GGCCAGCCGTTGGAATGATACAAAGATATTTTCTGATTTTGCGGATGAAGACGAGGACAGCGATGGAGACTACATGGATGGGGAATCGAATGGCCGTAGTAAGACGTTGAAATCCAAAGC ATCCAAGAAACATCCGAGGCAGAGTCATCTCGAAGTTGACGAGTCAGATGATGAACCGCTAGACTTAATGGACCGATACAAAACAAGATCAGCTCTTCGATCAAGCGAGCTTGGCAGAAAACGGAAAGCTGACTCGGATGAAGAAGCAGAGTTTGATGCGGAAGGACGGCTAATCATCTACGAAGGAGAGAGagccaaaagaaaagaaatctcTGATGCAGATTCGGATGCCAAGAGCAGGTTCTCTGTAAACACATCGAGGAAGAACCAGAAGAGGCTAAAGATATCAGAGTCTGGATACGCTTACACAGGGAAAGAGTATGCAAGCAAAAAGGCAAGTGGGGATCTCAAGAGGAAAGATAAGCTTGAACCGTATGCGTATTGGCCACTTGACCGCAAGATGATGAGCCGTAGACCAGATCAGAGGGCGGTTGCAGTCAGAGGTATGTCTAGTGTGGTTAAGCTGACGAAGAGGTTGGAAGGTAAGAGCGCTGCGGAAGCACTTGCCACTACTAAGTTCCAAAAGTTCAGGAGTGGTCAGAAGAAACCGGCTGGGAAGAAGAAAAGCAAGTAA